The genomic stretch AAGGGCGCAAGAACGAGACGCCGAACGCGCTCGGGTCGTACAACACGCTCACCGAACCGAAACTCGGTCGCGTCGAACACGAGACGGCGGACGGAACCGTGACCGAGTACCGCGAGAACACCATCATCGAGGTGGCCCCCGGCGAGCGGGCGCGGAACTACAACCCCGGGGGCGGCGGCGTCGGTGACCCGATGACCCGCCCAATCGAACTGGTCGAAGCAGACCTCAAAAACGGCATCGTCACCGCAGAAGGGGCGACGACGGAGTACGGTGTCGTGGTGAACGAAGACGGAACCGTGGACGTGACACAGACGACACAGCGCCGCGAAGCCGCGGCCAACGGAGGGGCGAACTGATGTACCGACTCGGCATCGACAGCGGCGGAACGTTCACCGACTTCGTCCTCGCGGGCGACGGCACGCTGAACGTCTACAAGACGCCCTCGACCCCAGACGACCCCTCGCAGGCGGTAGTCGATGGCCTCGAACTCATCGCCGCGGACCACGACACCAGCGTCTCCGGCCTGCTCGAATCTATCAACATCATCATCCACGGGACGACCGTCGCCACGAACGCGCTCATCGAACACACCGGCGCGAAGACGGGCCTCATCTGCACGGCGGGCCACGAGGACTCCCTCGAAATCCGGCTCGGCCACAAGGAGGACGGCCACCGCTACGACGCCTCCTACCCGATGGCGGAGATGCTCGTCCCCCGCCACCTCCGGATGCCCGTCCGCGGGCGCATCCTCTCGGGTGGCGAAGAACACGAACCGCTGAACGAGGAGGACGTGTACGCCGCCGTCGAACGCTTCCGCGAGGAAGACGTAGACGCCGTCGCCGTCTCGCTCGTCTGGTCGTTCGAGAACCCGGCCCACGAGGAGCGAGTCCGAGAGATTCTGGAAGCAGAACTGCCAGACGTCTACACCTCCGTCTCCGTGGACGTACTCCCGCAGATTCGCGAGTACACCCGGACGAGCACCACCGTCGTGAACGCCTACGTGAAGCCGACGCTCGACCAGTACGTCGCCCGCGTGGACGACTACCTGGAGGAGAACGGCTTTACCGGGCAGATTCGCTACATCCAGGCCAACGGCGGCATCGCCAGCAGCGAACTGCTCCGCGAGCGCCCGGCCTACGCCATCAACTCCGGGCCAGCGGGCGGGCCGGCAGCAGGACTCCACCTCGGCCAGCAGTTTGGCTCCAGCGACGTCATTACCATCGACATGGGCGGGACGAGTTTCGACGTGAGCCTCACGAAAGACGGCGCGACGGAGATTCGCAAGGACTTCGACCTCATGCGCTATCGCATGGGTTTGCCCATGTTGCAAGTCGAGACCATCGGCGCGGGTGGCGGGTCCATCGCTGCGTTGAACCGCGGCGTCCTCGAAGTCGGCCCCGAAAGCGCCGGCGCAGAACCCGGCCCGGCCTGCTACGACCGCGGCGGGACGAAACCGACCGTCACGGACGCACTGGTCGTCCTCGGCTACCTCAACCAGGAGGAACTGCTCGGCGGACGCATGCAAATCGACGCCGAGGCGTCGCGCCGCGCCATCGAGACGAACATCGCCGCAGATTCGCAGTTGGACGTGGAGACGGCCGCCGCGGGCATCCTCGAAATCGTGAACAAGCGCATGGTCGCCGGCATCCGGCAGGTGAGCATCGAGAAGGGTCACGACCCGCGTGACTTCACGATGGTGTGTGGCGGCGGGGCCGGCCCCGCCCACGCGACTGGGCTCGCGGACGAACTCGGCATCCGGCGCGTGCTCGTTCCGAAGACGGCGAGCGTGCTCTGTGCCTACGGTGAGGTCGTCTCGAACTACCGGCACAACCACCTCGCGTCGTATCCCTCGGCTATCGGGGACATCGACGCCGCAGACCTTGAGGCGCAGTTCGCCGCCCTCGAAGCCGATGCGACCGACCAGTTGCTCGCAGAGGGTATCGACGAAGAAGACATTCGCTTAGAGCGCGTCTTCGAGATGCGCTATCAGAATCAGATCAAGGAGTGTGAGGTGTCGATGCCGGCCGAGGAGATAACCGACGAGTGGCTCGCCACGCTCCGCGACGCCTTCGACCGTCGCCACGAGGAACTCTACACCTACGCCGAACCCGAAACGCCGGTCGACCTCATCAACATCGAGAGCGTCGCCCACGGTCGGGTCACTCCCCCGGACATCACCGGCGATATGCCCGAGGGGACCGACCTCGCGGCGGCACAGGAAGGAACTCGCGAGGCGCTGTTCGAGGAAGAGACGGCCGCAAGTTCGGTGCCCGTCTACGACGGCGAGCGAATCCCCGTGAACGCGAGCGTCGAGGGGCCGGCCATCATCGAGGAACCGACCACGACCATCGTGGTAAATCCTGCGTGGACCGCACGACTCGACGAGTCCGGAGTCTACGAACTGACGAAGGCAGACTAAAGCGGTCGCTCGACGGGCGAGCATTTTTTCGAAAAAGAAAGCAGCTCAGTTTTGCGCGATGTCCGTGATGTCCACGTAGCGCGTGAGCAGGTAGACGATACTGAAGATGATGATGAGCAGCGTGATAGAGAGCGCCGCTGCGTCGGGGTAGTTGAGCCCGTTGTTCACCGAGAGGTAGATGAGCGTCGTAATCGTTCCCGTCCCGCCCGAGAGGAACTGGGGCACGGTGAAGTCACCGATGGAGAGGACGAACACGAAGATGACGCCGATGATGACGCCCGGCATCGAAAGCGGCAGCGTGACGTGGCGGAACGTGTCGAGCGGGTTGCCACGCAGCGTTTCCGAGGCGTCGAGCAGGTCCTCGTCGATTTGCGCCAGCGAGATGTAGATTGGCGAGGCCATGAACACGACGAACGCTGCGATGTAGCCCACCGTCTGTGAGAACGGCGAGAACAGCAGGAACCCAAGCGGTGCGTCGATGAGGCCCCACGAGATGAGGAGTTTGTTCACGACGCCAGTCCGGCCGAGAATCGGGTACCAGCCGATGGTGCGGATGACCGCAGAGGTCCAGAACGGGATGACGAGGAACAGCAACAGCAATATGCCGCCGTTCTGGCTCATGTAGAACCGCATGTAGTAGGCGAGCGGGTAGCCGACGACGAGCGTGAGCACCGTGACCACGACGCCGATGAGGAGCGAACTCGCGAACACGCTGTAAATCGTGGGCTGGAACACAGCCTCCCACGCCGCGAGCGTGAACGTGAACTCGACGTTGAAGCTCGTGTAGGTGAGGAAGCTGTAGTAGAGGATGACCACGAGCGGTGCGAGCAAGAACAGCGCAAACCAGAGAATGGTCGGCCCGACCAGCAACTGGATTTCGCCGATGCCATTGTGCCGAATCCGCTGGGGGAGGCTTTGCTCCTGGCTGACAACTGTGTCTGATGTTTCCGAACTCATTGGTTGACGATAACGCTTATCATGAATGTAGGTTTCGGTTGGTCGTGAAAACGAAAGGGTCGTCGTGCGCTCTACGCGCTCGTGAACTCCTTCCAGCGTTCTAACATGTAGTCTGCGTTGCTCGGCCAGATCTGGAAGAAGCCAATCCGGTCGATGCGTTCTTCCACGGGACCACTGTTACGAACCTGTCCGTCCGAGGCGGGCGAGCCCTCCTCCATCGACCACTCGTACTGCTGTGGGTCGAACAGGCCGGGTTCGTCCACGGACTGGTAGGTCGCCTTACCTTCGTATGCCCAGTCGTAGTACTCTGGACCCATGCCCTCCCCGGAGTCGTCGGAGCCGTCGCGGACGAGTTCCTTGTTCGGGTAGTGGGGCACGGAGTAGCCCCATCCCTGGATGAAGCCGGGGAACCACGCGCCGTAGTGGACGTCGTTGATGAGCTGGTGGACCTCGTCTACGTTGTTGCGGTCGGACGCACCGGGGTTGAGCGGTGCGATACCACCGAACCAGTAGCGGTAGCCCTGGATACCGTCTTCCATCGTCGCGTAGGTACACGGCGTCCCGGCGCGGCGAACGTCCAGACAGGCTGGCTGCCAGATGTCGCCGATGATGGCTTCCTCACTGGACATGAGGTTCACGGAGTTACCGTACGCCACCCACGTAGAGCGGAACTGGCCGGACTGCTTTTGCTTGATGAGGAAGTCCACGGCCGCGTCGAGTTGGTCCTCGGATGGGTTGTTCAGGTCGCCCACCTCGCCCTCGATCATGTCGTTGTCCATGAGGTGCATCAGCGCCTCGGGGATGCTGATGGCAGAGGTCGCGCCCATCGCGACCTTCCCCTTGTACTGTTCGTCGAACAGCGCGCTCCACTTCGAGACGGAACTCTCGTCGACGAATTTCGGGTTGAGCCCGATCGCGTCGAAGTTGTACACGTGCGGCGGGAAGCGGAGTTCGGTCTTCTCGTCGTCAGCCCACAGTTCGTCGAGCATCGTGTCGGTCTGTGCGCCAAGATAGCTAACGCGCTCTCCGGGGTTCGTGAACAGTTCCGTAATCTTCTCTTCGTCCCATTTGTCGAGGGCGTCCTTCGGAACGGACAGACTCGCGTCGTTGTCCTTCGTGAGTGCGCCGGCACCCGACGAGTCGATGGAAAAGGCGTCGAAGTTGGCCCGGTCACCGCTCAGCAGTTTCTGCTGGGTGGTGGGGATGTCCGCCGTCGTCGTTTCGACGTCGATGCCCGTCATCTCCGTATATTTCTGTGCCTGCCCGTCCCGCACGGCCCAGGCCGGTCCCATCCACTTGAGTGGGCGAGAGCCGTCGTCGGTGGAACCGCCGCCGCCGCCACCGCCGTTGCCGTCGCCATTTCCATCGCCGCCAGTGCCACCAGTGCACCCGGCGAGTGCGAGTGCTCCTGAGACTGCGCCAGCGCGAACCATGAAGTTGCGCCTATTGATACCACTTGGCATTGTTTGTGAGTGGTCAGCCTGAGTACTTATAGATTCACATATATACACTGAGATTGGCTTGCACCAAACGTTTTTTCGGATTTCTGACTTATTTTGTCACCGTCTCGACGCATCTGCCAGCCGCCGTGATACTGGTCAGCCGGAGGTCTCGCGCCGATAACGCTATTCCAGTCGGGATGAATGGGTTGGTATGTCACGGCTAGCAGACAGAGTCGCACTCGTAACGGGTGCAAGCTCAGGAATCGGTAACTCCATCGCCGCCACGTTCGGGCGTGAGGGGGCGAAAGTGGTCGTCGCGGACGTTCGAAAAGAACCGAAACTCGACGACGAACGCTCCGTCTTCGACCAGTTAGACGACTCCGGGGCCGAATACTCGTTCGTCGAAACGGACGTGACGGACCCAGCCCAGGTGCAGGCGGCGGTTGACGTGGCCGTCGATGCGTTCGGCGGCCTCGACGTCCTCGTGAACAACGCGGGCATCTACTACCAGTACGCCGTCGGCGAGACGCCATTCGAAGAGTGGGACGAAATCCTCGACGTGAACCTTCGGGGACTGTTTCTCTGCTGTAAGGCGGCGCTCCCCGAACTCGAAAAGAGCGACCACGCGAAGATAATCAACCTCTCTTCGATCTACGGGCTGGTCGGCGGGAAAGGCAGCGGGGCGTACTGCGCCTCGAAGGGAGCCGTCTCGAACCTTACTCGACAGATGGCACTGGACTATGCCGCGGCAGAAATCAACGTAAACGCCCTCGCGCCGGGCATCATCGAGACCGCCCAGAACGCCGAGTGGCGCGAGACCGACCCCGAACTCCTCGAAGACTGGCAGCGGGCCACGCCGTGGCCGCGATTTGGCAAGCCACAGGACGTCGCCAACGCCGCGCTGTTTCTCGCGAGCGACGAGAGCGACTTCGTAACGGGAACCGTTCTGAGCGTCGACGGCGGCTGGACGGCGAGGTGATAGCATGAGTGAAATCGAATTCGTCGTCGGCGACAAGACGTACACCGGAACGCTCCTCGAAGACGAAGCCCCAGAATCCATCGCGGCGATGCGGGACTTCCTCCCGCTCGAATCCGAGATTCAACACGTCCGCTGGAGCGGCTATGCGGGCTGGGTCAACATCGACGACGTTGACCTCCCCGACATTCCACGGGAGAATCACACCGTCTACCCTTCACGGGGCGACGTGTTATTGTACCCGGGCTACCGGAACGAAAAGGAGATTCTCATCGCTTGCGGGCCGACCTGCTTCAAGAGCCCCGCGGGCGAACTCGCGGGCAACCACGTCGCCATCCTCGACGCGACCCGTGAGGAACTGGCGGCGCTCGAAGTCTCGCTACTGAAAGACGGCGCACAGGACATCACGGTTCGGATAAAATAGGCGGCCCCTTTTTGGCGTTACTTGGTTCGCCCGTAGAACACCAATAGCCCGGCGAAGGCGAGCAGGATGGTCGAGGCGATGGTGGTCACGCTCCCCAGCGCGAACAACACGGGCGTCGCCCGCGTCGCAGAGGCGATGGAGAACACTTCGAGGGGCATCGTGTTGCTCCCACCGAGGAGCAACAGGCTGCGGGTCGCTTCGTTGTACGAGAGGGTGAACGCGAACACCGCCGCGCCGAGCACCGTCGGGGCGATTTGAGGGAGGATAATCTTCCGGAACACGGTGACCTTGTCTGCGCCCATGACGCGGGCGGCTTCCTCGTTTTCGGCGAGGTTCGGCGGGAAGCCGGCGAGCAGCACGATGAGCGCGAACGGGAGCGTCCACACGACGTGCACCGGTGTCGCGAGCCAGAGCCCCTTTTCGAGCCCGAGCAGTTCGTTCAGGAACAGCGTCGCGCCGACGCCGTAGGTGATACCCGGGGTGATGATACCGAGGATGAACAGGAACAGCACGCCGCGTTGGCCCCAGAAGTCGTAGCGGTAGGCGAGCGCCGCAGCCGTCGCCAGAATCGTGGTGATTATCATGACCACGATGGCCAACTGGAGCGACCGGTAAACCGCGGACACCATCGATTCGGTCGCGAGCAGTTCGCCGTACCAGTCGGTCGTAAACTCGAGGAAGGGGAAGGTGAGTCCACCCGAGTTAAACGAGAACCCGATGACGGAAAGTATCGGGAGGTAGATGTATATCGCGATGAGCGCGGTGTACACCATGAGGACGTGCTTGATACTGATTCGTTCCCCGAGCGAAACGAGCGTGGACT from Haladaptatus sp. QDMS2 encodes the following:
- a CDS encoding hydantoinase/oxoprolinase family protein, with the protein product MYRLGIDSGGTFTDFVLAGDGTLNVYKTPSTPDDPSQAVVDGLELIAADHDTSVSGLLESINIIIHGTTVATNALIEHTGAKTGLICTAGHEDSLEIRLGHKEDGHRYDASYPMAEMLVPRHLRMPVRGRILSGGEEHEPLNEEDVYAAVERFREEDVDAVAVSLVWSFENPAHEERVREILEAELPDVYTSVSVDVLPQIREYTRTSTTVVNAYVKPTLDQYVARVDDYLEENGFTGQIRYIQANGGIASSELLRERPAYAINSGPAGGPAAGLHLGQQFGSSDVITIDMGGTSFDVSLTKDGATEIRKDFDLMRYRMGLPMLQVETIGAGGGSIAALNRGVLEVGPESAGAEPGPACYDRGGTKPTVTDALVVLGYLNQEELLGGRMQIDAEASRRAIETNIAADSQLDVETAAAGILEIVNKRMVAGIRQVSIEKGHDPRDFTMVCGGGAGPAHATGLADELGIRRVLVPKTASVLCAYGEVVSNYRHNHLASYPSAIGDIDAADLEAQFAALEADATDQLLAEGIDEEDIRLERVFEMRYQNQIKECEVSMPAEEITDEWLATLRDAFDRRHEELYTYAEPETPVDLINIESVAHGRVTPPDITGDMPEGTDLAAAQEGTREALFEEETAASSVPVYDGERIPVNASVEGPAIIEEPTTTIVVNPAWTARLDESGVYELTKAD
- a CDS encoding ABC transporter permease; amino-acid sequence: MSSETSDTVVSQEQSLPQRIRHNGIGEIQLLVGPTILWFALFLLAPLVVILYYSFLTYTSFNVEFTFTLAAWEAVFQPTIYSVFASSLLIGVVVTVLTLVVGYPLAYYMRFYMSQNGGILLLLFLVIPFWTSAVIRTIGWYPILGRTGVVNKLLISWGLIDAPLGFLLFSPFSQTVGYIAAFVVFMASPIYISLAQIDEDLLDASETLRGNPLDTFRHVTLPLSMPGVIIGVIFVFVLSIGDFTVPQFLSGGTGTITTLIYLSVNNGLNYPDAAALSITLLIIIFSIVYLLTRYVDITDIAQN
- a CDS encoding substrate-binding domain-containing protein translates to MPSGINRRNFMVRAGAVSGALALAGCTGGTGGDGNGDGNGGGGGGGSTDDGSRPLKWMGPAWAVRDGQAQKYTEMTGIDVETTTADIPTTQQKLLSGDRANFDAFSIDSSGAGALTKDNDASLSVPKDALDKWDEEKITELFTNPGERVSYLGAQTDTMLDELWADDEKTELRFPPHVYNFDAIGLNPKFVDESSVSKWSALFDEQYKGKVAMGATSAISIPEALMHLMDNDMIEGEVGDLNNPSEDQLDAAVDFLIKQKQSGQFRSTWVAYGNSVNLMSSEEAIIGDIWQPACLDVRRAGTPCTYATMEDGIQGYRYWFGGIAPLNPGASDRNNVDEVHQLINDVHYGAWFPGFIQGWGYSVPHYPNKELVRDGSDDSGEGMGPEYYDWAYEGKATYQSVDEPGLFDPQQYEWSMEEGSPASDGQVRNSGPVEERIDRIGFFQIWPSNADYMLERWKEFTSA
- a CDS encoding SDR family NAD(P)-dependent oxidoreductase translates to MSRLADRVALVTGASSGIGNSIAATFGREGAKVVVADVRKEPKLDDERSVFDQLDDSGAEYSFVETDVTDPAQVQAAVDVAVDAFGGLDVLVNNAGIYYQYAVGETPFEEWDEILDVNLRGLFLCCKAALPELEKSDHAKIINLSSIYGLVGGKGSGAYCASKGAVSNLTRQMALDYAAAEINVNALAPGIIETAQNAEWRETDPELLEDWQRATPWPRFGKPQDVANAALFLASDESDFVTGTVLSVDGGWTAR
- a CDS encoding DUF3830 family protein is translated as MSEIEFVVGDKTYTGTLLEDEAPESIAAMRDFLPLESEIQHVRWSGYAGWVNIDDVDLPDIPRENHTVYPSRGDVLLYPGYRNEKEILIACGPTCFKSPAGELAGNHVAILDATREELAALEVSLLKDGAQDITVRIK
- a CDS encoding ABC transporter permease: MATQSARPGEQRNQSTLVSLGERISIKHVLMVYTALIAIYIYLPILSVIGFSFNSGGLTFPFLEFTTDWYGELLATESMVSAVYRSLQLAIVVMIITTILATAAALAYRYDFWGQRGVLFLFILGIITPGITYGVGATLFLNELLGLEKGLWLATPVHVVWTLPFALIVLLAGFPPNLAENEEAARVMGADKVTVFRKIILPQIAPTVLGAAVFAFTLSYNEATRSLLLLGGSNTMPLEVFSIASATRATPVLFALGSVTTIASTILLAFAGLLVFYGRTK